CGGGGCGTACGACGCGCAGCTCGTCGGTCTGCCACACCAGGTCGATGTTCTCGGCCAGGCGGGTGTCGTAGCGGCGGCGGTCGGTCTCCAGGACCGGGGTCTCCAGCAGCGCGGCGATACGGCGGAGCTTGTTGAGGACCGAGCGGCGGGCGGCCTCGGTGGGGTGCGCCGTGAACACCGGACGCACGTTGAGGTTCTGCACCGTCTGGCGCAGGTGCTCGGGGTCGGCGTCCTTGAGGCGGTCGGCGGTGCGGGCGAGCAGGCTGCCCTCGGCGGCCCGCCTGGCTCTGAGCTCGCGGCCGCGGTGCACCTGCTCGGTGACGTTGGCCAGGTGGAAGTAGGTCGAGAAGGCGCGCACCAGCTTGGCGGCGGTCTCCAGCTCGGTGCCCCGCAGCAGTTCGGCGGCGGCGTCACCGTCCTCACGGGTGAGGCTGCGGACCTTCTCCACGAGTTCCAGCAGCTCCGGGCCTTCCTGCCGGACGAGGGTCTCGCCGAGGAGGTCGCCGAGTCGCCTGATGTCGGCGCGCAGCTCGGTGGAGGTGGTCTCCTGAGAAACGGTCTTGTCGTCGGCACTGCTCACAGGTGCGGCTCCTTGCAGTGTTGAAGCTCGTCCGGGAGGGAACCCGGGACCGGTCGAGCGGCTGCTGCCGCATACGGACCGGACATCCGGGAAGAATCGAGAGCGGACCGCGCTGTCCGAACGACTCCAGGATAGGTGTCCGTGCAGACGCGCAGACTCTCGGGCTCTTGCCGTCGGACGACGCGCTGCCATACTTACGACGCCGTAGGTTACGGAACCGTAGGGAAGTCCCGCTCTCCTTCCAGAGGCTCCGCTGACCAGGCCCTTGTCACAAAACCCTCGAACCCCACAGGGGACGCCCCATGACCACAAGCTCCGATGTGATCGAAGACGCCCCGGCGCCCGACGATCCCTCGATGCCGTCCGCCACCCTGGGCGGCGAGCAGAAGCGTTCGCTCGAGCAGATCACCCTGCTGCTCTTCATCATCGTTCCGTTCCTCGCCGTGCTCACGGCGGTACCGCTGGCGTGGGGCTGGGGGGTGAGCTGGCTGGACCTCGGCCTGCTCGTCTTCATGTACTTCCTCGGCTGCCACGGCATCACGATCGGCTTCCACCGCTACTTCACCCACGGCTCCTTCAAGGCCAAGCGCCCGCTGCGGATCGCGCTGGCGATCGCGGGGTCGATGGCGGTCGAGGGGCCCCTGGTCCGGTGGGTCGCCGACCATCGCAAGCACCACAAGTTCTCGGACGCGGACGGCGACCCGCACTCCCCGTGGCGGTTCGGCGAAACGATTCCGGCGCTGATGAAGGGCCTGTGGTGGGCGCACATCGGCTGGATGTTCGACGAGGAGCAGACCCCGCAGGAGAAGTACGCGCCGGATCTGATCAAGGACACGGCGATCCGTCGGATCTCCCGGGGCTTCATCTTCTGGGCGATGCTCTCCCTGGCCATCCCTCCGCTGGTCGGCGGTCTGGTGACGATGTCGTGGTGGGGCGCGTTCACGGCGTTCCTGTGGGGCTCGCTGGTCCGGGTCTGTCTGCTGCACCACGTGACGTGGTCGATCAACTCGATCTGCCACGCGGTGGGCAAGCGGCCGTTCAAGTCGCGGGACCGCTCGGGCAACGTGTGGTGGCTGGCGGTGCTGTCGTGCGGTGAGTCGTGGCACAACCTGCACCACGCCGACCCGACCTCCGCGCGGCACGGGGTGGAGCGCGGTCAGATCGACTCCTCGGCGCGGCTGATCCGCTGGTTCGAGATGTTCGGCTGGGCGTACGACGTCCGCTGGCCGTCACGCTCGCGTATCGATTCGCGCCGTAACACCGACGAAGGCGGCTCCCGACGCGGGAAGGAACCCGCGAAGGCGGCATGATTGACGCCGTGGCGACCGACTCAAGCAGCACCGAGAGCAATGAGAAGCCGAGGCGCACGCGCCGCACCCGGATGACGGGAGCCGAGCGTCGTCAGCAGCTGCTGGAGATCGGTCGCACCCTCTTCGCCGCCAAGGGGTTCGAGGGCACGTCGGTGGAGGAGATCGCGGCGAAGGCCGGGGTGTCCAAGCCGGTGGTGTACGAGCACTTCGGCGGCAAGGAAGGCCTGTACGCGGTGGTGGTGGACCGTGAGATGCGGCGCCTGCTCGACATGGTCACGAGTTCCCTGACCGCCGGCCATCCCCGCGAGCTCCTCGAACAGGCGGCCTTCGCGCTCCTGGACTACATCGAGGAGTACACGGACGGCTTCCGCATCCTGGTCCGTGACTCCCCCATCCCGCAGTCGACGGGGACCTTCGCCTCGCTGATCTCGGACATCGCCACCCAGGTGGAGGACATCCTGGGCCGCGAGTTCAAGAGCCGCGGCTTCGACCCGAAACTGGCCCCGCTGTACGCCCAGGCGCTGGTCGGCATGGTCGCGCTGACCGGCCAGTGGTGGCTGGACGTGCGCCGTCCGAAGAAGGCGGAGGTCGCCGCGCACCTGGTGAACCTGTCGTGGCACGGGCTGGACGGGCTGGAGCAGAAGCCGCACCTGATAGGGCGCCGCAAGAGCTGAGTCCTGCGGCGCCCTGTGGGGTCACTGTGGGGTCAGTGCTTGAAGGCGTCCTTGGTCTTCTCCTTGGCCTGGCGCATGTCGCCCTTGGCCTGTCCGGTGCGACCCTCGCCGGTCATCCGTTCGTTGCCGACCGCGCGACCCATGGCCTCCTTGGCCTTGCCCTTGGCCTGTTCCTTCTTCGCCCGGGCTTTCTGTTCCTTCGCCACGTCACTCACTCCCCGGCTCGATCGTTCCCCCGCTGTCACTCCGGCGAGTGGCCCGTGGCGGAGGGCTCAAACAACCGGCTCCAGAAACTCCAGCCGGTTGCCGACGGGGTCGTGGGAGTAGAAGCGCCGGTGTCCCGGCAGGTCCGCGTCCCAGGTCACCTCGGCGCCGCGGGCCCGGAGCCGGGCGGCGTAGGTCTCGATGTCCGTGACCCGCAGCCCGGGGTGGGCCTTTTCGGCGGGTCTGAAGTCGTCCTCGATCCCCAGATGCAGTTGCACGGTCCCCGCCCGGAACCAGCACCCGCCGCGCGCGGCGAGCACCGGCGGCTTGGGGATCTCCGCCATGCCGAGCACGCCCGCGTAGTACGCCCGCAGCCGGTCCTCGGAGCCCGGCGGCGCGGCGAGCTGGACGTGGTCGACCCCGGTGAGCATCACTGCCCCTTGCGGGCGACGGCGAAGATCCGGCGGAACGGGAAGGGAGTGCCGTGCGGTCCCGCCGGATAGGCCTTGCGCAGGGCGTCCCGGTAGCGGCTCACGAAGTCGTCGCGGGTCCGCGGATCGTCGGCGAGGGCGGTGAGGACGGGCCGCAGTCCCGTCCCCTTCACCCAGTCCAGGACGGGGTCCTCGCCGGTGAGGAGATGGATGTACGTCGTCTCCCACACGTCGGCCGTGCAGCCGAGGGCGGTCAGGTGCTCCAGATAGGTCTCGGGGGTGAGGACGGCGTCGTCGTGGCGCAGGAGGTCGCCGAGGCCGCTGGTGTGGGCGAGTTCGCGCATCAGCTGGTGGCTGGGGGCGCCGAAGTTCCCGGGCACCTGGAAGGCGAAGGTGCCGCCCGGCGCGAGCCCCGCGATCCAGTCGGCGAAGCGCTCCGCATGGCCGGGGACCCACTGCAGCGTGGCGTTGCTGACGATGAGGTCGTACGGCTGTGCGGGCGTCCAGGTGCGAACGTCGGCGTGGGCGAAGTCGAGGCGGCCGCCGCCCGGTGTGGGGCCCTCGTGCTCGGTGCGGGCCCGGTCGAGCATCTCGGGCGAGTTGTCGTAGCCGGTGACGCGGGCGGTGGGCCAGCGGTCGGCGAGGACGGCGGTGACGTTGCCGGGGCCGCAGCCGAGGTCGGCGATGCGGGGCGCCTCCTCGGTGGGCAGGCCGGGGACGCGCGCGAGGAGGTCCGCGAAGGGGCGGGCGCGGTGGTCGGCGTGGCGCAGGTACTGGGCGGGGTCCCAAGTCGTCATGGATCCACTGTGACCCTCGATTTATCTCGACGTCAAGAGACTTCACGTCAAGAGACTCCACATCGACACAACCACTAGACTGATCGCCATGGAGGACGAGGTCGATCGGCTGGTCGCAGCATGGCGCCGGGAGCGCCCTGACCTCGACGTGGAACCGCTCGAGGTGCTCAGCCGGGTGAGCAGACTGGCCCGGCACCTGGACCGGGCACGTCGACTGGCCTTCGCCGAGCACAGCCTGGAGCCCTGGGAGTTCGACGTCCTCACCGCGCTGCGGCGCGCGGGAACGCCGTATCAGCTCTCCCCGGGACAGCTCCTCACACAGACGCTGGTCACCTCGGGCACGATGACCAACCGCATCGACCGGCTCACCAAGAAGGGGCTGGTGGAGCGTCTGCCGGACCCCTCGGACCGGCGTGGTGTGCTGGTCCGGCTGACGGACGAGGGCCAGGACCGCGCGGATCAGGCCCTCGCCGGACTGCTCGACCAGGAACGCGCGATCCTCGCGGAACTCTCCCGGGCCCAGCGGGGCGAACTGGCCGGGTTGCTACGCCAGTTGACCGCCCCGTTCGACAACATCCCCGGCTAGGTCGGCGGGTCCGACCCCGGCACGGCGGGCGAGCGCGACGGCGGCCAGCGTGGAGTGCACGCCGAGCTTGCCGAGGACGTTCTGCATATGGGTGCGGACGGTGTGCGGCGAGAGGAACAGCCGCTCGGCGACGGCCTTTCTGCCCAGACCGGCGACCATGCACCGCAGCACCTCCCGCTCGCGCGGGGTCAGGGACTCGACGAGCCGCTCGCTCTCGGTGCGGTGCTTGCGAGCTGCGGTGAGCTCCCTGAGGACCCCCGTGAGCAGGGCGGGCGGCAGATGCGTCTCGTCCCGCAGCACCCCTCGTATGACGGTCAGCAGTCTGGACAGCGAGCAGTCCTTGGCCACCCACCCCGACGCCCCGGCCTGCAGGGCGAGCGCGGCACGCCGCTGGTCGTCCTTCTCGGCGAGGACGACGATGCGTACGCCGGGCTGCGCGGAACGCACCCCGACCACCAGCGAGATGCCGTCGACGAGCCCGTCCTCATTGCCCTCCTGTACGGGCACGGCCGGCCGGATGCCCTGGACGTTGCCGCCCAGGTCGGCGTCGACGAGCAGCACGTCGTAGCGGCGCCCCTCGGCGGCCGCGCGCTCCAGACTGCGCAGCGCGGCGGGACCGCTGCCGGCGGCGGACACGTCGACATCGGGCTCGGCCGCCAGAGCTGCGGCGAGCGACTCGGCGAAAATGCGATGGTCGTCGACTACCAGGACTCGGATGCGAACCACGAAACCCCCTTCCCCAAGCTCTGTAAGAGCAGGGGATACCCCATCGTCGGGAGACGGAAAGACCGGCGCGGGTACGACGTCCGAAGCGCGATGGCCGCACGGCCGCCGCCGTGCACGAACTGTTACCCCCACTTCGGGCGTCGTACCCGACTGTCTCGCCCCCTGATCAGCACCGGCCCCCACCGGTGCTGTTCATCAGGGTACGGCCGGGGGCCGGGAGCGGAAGGTAATTTGCAGAACTGGCTGTCCAGCACGTTTATGGTGAGCCGCATGTTTCGCATTGAGACAGAAGTCGACAGAGGCCGACGTGATCTGCTCCACAGACGGCTCCGCGACGCGAACACGGCGGCCTCCCCGGTCCTGCGCGCCCTGCGCGGAACCCCAGGTGAACGGGAACTTCCGCTCCACGTCTGGGCATTGGACGGGACGGGCGAACTGACGGGCGGTCTGGTCGGCCACACCTGGACGACGTGGCTGCACGTGACGTACCTGTGGGTGGACGGCCGGTGGCGCGGGGCGGGCCTCGGTTCGCAATTGCTCGCGACCGCGGAGGCCCTCTCCCGCGACGAGCGCGGGTGTGTGAACTCCCGCCTGGAGACCTGGGACTTCCAGGCACCGGAGTTCTACAAGAAGCGGGGGTACGAGGTGGTGTGCGTGATCCCCGACTATCCGCCGGGGATCACCGAGTACACGCTGACGAAACGGATCGGCTAGATCTCGCGGCCGCAGACGGTGTCGTACGGCCGTCCCACCACGATGGTCAGCCGGATGGGGTCGGTGGTGCCGGAGGGGCAGTGGGCGGAACCGGCGTCGACGAGCCCGAGCACCTTGAGGTCGCCTGAATCCGCCTTGTCGCAGGCGATCTCCTCGACCTCCGCCGTGACACAGTCCCCCTTCACCAGCTGCCCGCCGCCCGCGCCCGCGTCGCCGGGGTGGTCGTCCGAGAGGTTGCGCCCGCAGACGGTGTCGGTGGGGATGCCGCCGCTCGGCTTCTCGTCGGACCCGAAGTTCATCGACACCTCGATGATCACGTCCGTCCCCGCCGGGCACTGGACCGCGGCGGGCAGGATGCTGCCGTCCATGATCTTCAGCGCCTTGAAGGTGGCGTCGGGGTCGCCGCAGTCGTACGTCTCGTACCCGTCGGGCGCCCGGTCCGGGTCGGGACCGCCGCAGTCCCCGGCATTCCACTCCCCCGAACCGCCGCCGTCCCCGGTGGCCGAGGCGGACACGGACGGCGTGGAGGAGGCCTCGTCGTCGCCGTCCTTGCCGCCCGTGAACCACCAGATCGCGTAGATGATCCCGACGAACACGACCAGAGCCACCAGGCCCCTGAGGCATCCCGGCCCCTTGCGCGGCGACGCCTGCTGAGGACCGTCCTGCACAGCCATGAATTCCCCCTCCGCTCACGGCGATATGCCCACCGTCACACAGAACGGGCGGTTCTGCGGGGGAGTCGCGGGCCGGTTACCGACCGGGTACGACCGGGACGATCCGGCGACAATTCCCACAACGTGTTCGCACAGGGGCGGCACATGCGTCGGCCCCGCGCTCGGCGAGGAGCACGGGGCCGACGGGAGCGGCGAACGTCAGGAGAGCCTGCGGGCCCCCGGCGAAGGCACCGCCTCGAAGACGCGGGGCGCGGTGAACCCGGCCGCGGCGAAGGCCTCCTCCACCGCCTTGGTGATGGTGTCCACGTCGGCGATGTCCGCCAGCACGATCGCCGAGCCTCCGAAGCCGCCACCGGTCATCCGGGCGCCCAGGGCCCCCGAGGCGAGGGCCGTGTCGACGACCAGGTCCAGCTCCAGGCAGGAGATACGGAAGTCGTCGCGCAGGGAGGCGTGGCCCTCGACCAGGACCGGGCCGATGGCGCGGACGTCGCCCGACTCCAGCAGCCCGACGACACGCTCGACGCGCTCGTCCTCCGTCACGACGTGCCGCACCAGCCGTACGACCTCTTCCTCGTCGCCCAACCGGGCCAGCGCCGCGTCCAGTTCGCCGTACGGCACGTCCCGCAGCGCGTCCACGCCCAGCAGTGCCGCACCCTTCTCGCAGCCCGCGCGGCGCTTGCCGTACTCGCCCTCGCTGTGGGAGTGCTTGACCTGGGTGTCGACGACCAGCAGACGCATGCCCTCGGCCGCCAGGTCGAGGGGGATCTGCTTCTGGGACAGGTCGCGGGTGTCGAGGAACAGCGCGTGGCCGTCCTCGCAGCAGGCCGAGGCCGTCTGGTCCATGATGCCGGTCGGGGCGCCGACGTAGACGTTCTCCCCGCGCTGGCACAGGCGGGCCAGCTGCCAGCGCTGCAGACCGAGTTCGAACAGGTCGTTGACGGCCAGGGCCACCACGACCTCCAGCGCCGCCGACGAGGACAGGCCCGCGCCCGAGGGGACCGTCGACGACAGATGGATGTCGGCGCCGGTCACCGGGTGGCCGACCTCGCGCAGGGCCCACAGGACACCCGCCGGGTACGCCGTCCAGTTCTTGTCGGACTCCGGGGTCAGGGCGTCGAGCGCCAGCTCCACGACCCCGCCCTCGACGTCCGCGGAGTGCAGCCGCAGGACGCCGTCCGTGCGCCGCGAGACCGCCGCCACGGCGGTGTGCGGCAGCGCGAAGGGCATCACGAAGCCGTCGTTGTAGTCGGTGTGCTCACCGATGAGGTTGACGCGGCCCGGCGCCGACCAGACACCTTCGGGTTCGGTTCCGTAGAGCTCGACGAATCCGTCCCGCACCTGCTGCCCCACTACTGCTCCCTTGCTGTGCCGATGTTCTGCGCGAACTCCCACGCGTCCGCGACGATCCCCGCGAGGTCCGCGCGGGACGGGTTCCAGCCCAGCTTCTCGCGCGCGGTCCGCGCCGACGCCACCAGGATCGCCGGGTCGCCGCCGCGGCGGGGGGCCACGACCTCGGGGATCGGGTGGCCGGTGACCTGGCGGACGGTCTCGATGACCTGGCGGACGGAGAAGCCCTCGCCGTTGCCGAGGTTGCAGATCAGGTGCTCGCCCGGCTGTGCGGCAGTCAGCGCCAGCAGGTGGGCCTCAGCCAGGTCGGCGACGTGGATGTAGTCGCGGACGCAGGTACCGTCCGGCGTCGGGTAGTCCTCGCCGAAGACGGAGATCGCCTCCCGCTTGCCCTGCGCGACCTGGAGGACCAGCGGGATGAGGTGCGACTCGGGGTCGTGGCGCTCGCCCTGCAGGCCGTACGCGCCCGCCACGTTGAAGTAGCGCAGCGACACCGCGCCCAGACCGTGGGCGGCCGCCTCACCGGAGATCATGTGGTCGACGGCGAGCTTCGAGGCGCCGTACGGGTTGGTCGGCGAGGTCGGCGCCGACTCGACGATCGGCACCTCCTTCGGCTCGCCGTAGGTGGCGGCCGTGGAGGAGAAGACCAGCTTGCGCACGCCCGCCTCGCGCATGGCGCCCAGCAGCGCCATGGTGCCGCCGACGTTGTTGTCCCAGTACTTCTCGGGCTTCACGACCGACTCGCCGACCTGCGAGAAGGCGGCGAAGTGCAGGACTCCGTCGTAGGAGCCGTCCAGCCACTTGCCGGCGTCGCGGATGTCGCCCTCGATGAAGGTCGCGCCCGCCGGGACGCCCTCGCGGAAGCCCGTCGTCAGGTTGTCGAGGACGACGACGTCGTGGCCCGCCTCCAGCAGATGCTGGGCGACCACGCTGCCGACATAGCCCGCGCCACCGGTGACCAGGTACCTACCGCTCATGAACTCGCTACCTCTCGCAGTCGCTCGGCCGCGGCCTCCGGCCGGATGTCGTTGATGAACACGTTCATGCCGGACTCGGAACCCGCGAGGAACTTCAGCTTGCCGGGCGTGCGGCGGATGGTGAAAAGCTCGAGGTGGAGCGCGAAGTCGTCACGGTTGACGCCCTCGAACTCCTCCAGCGCGCCGAACGGGGCCTGGTGCCAGGCCGCGATGTAGGGCGTGAGGGGCTCACCTTCGCCGAAGATCCGGTCGAAGCGCCTCAAGAGTTCCAGATAAACCTTGGGGAATTCTGAGCGCGCGTCCTCGTCGAGCCCCAGCAGGTCCGGCACCCGGCGCTTCGGGTACAGGTGGACCTCGTACGGCCAGTGCGCCGCGTACGGCACGAAGGCCACCCAGTGGTCACCCTCCAGGACGACCCGCTCGTCGGCGAGTTCGCGCTCCAGGACGGCGTCGAAGAGGTTCTCCCCGCCCGTCGCCTCCTTGTGGGCGGCGACCGACCGCAGCGTCAGTGCGGTGCGGGGCGTGGTGAAGGGGTACGCGTAGATCTGCCCGTGCGGGTGACCCAAGGTCACACCGATCTCGGCACCGCGGTTCTCGAAGCAGAAGACCTGTTCCACGGAGGGCAGATGAGACAACTCCGACGTCCGGTCCGTCCACGCGTCGAGGACGAGGCGCGCCTGCTCCTCGGTGAGGTCCGCGAAGGACGCGTTGTGGTCCGAGGTGAAGCAGACGACCTCGCAGCGACCGGAGTCACCGGCGAGGGAGGGGAAGCGGTTCTCGAAGACCACGGCGTCGTACGACGAGTCCGGGATCTCGCTGAGCCGCTCGCCCTGCGACGGGCACAG
Above is a window of Streptomyces sp. NBC_00490 DNA encoding:
- a CDS encoding acyl-CoA desaturase, with product MTTSSDVIEDAPAPDDPSMPSATLGGEQKRSLEQITLLLFIIVPFLAVLTAVPLAWGWGVSWLDLGLLVFMYFLGCHGITIGFHRYFTHGSFKAKRPLRIALAIAGSMAVEGPLVRWVADHRKHHKFSDADGDPHSPWRFGETIPALMKGLWWAHIGWMFDEEQTPQEKYAPDLIKDTAIRRISRGFIFWAMLSLAIPPLVGGLVTMSWWGAFTAFLWGSLVRVCLLHHVTWSINSICHAVGKRPFKSRDRSGNVWWLAVLSCGESWHNLHHADPTSARHGVERGQIDSSARLIRWFEMFGWAYDVRWPSRSRIDSRRNTDEGGSRRGKEPAKAA
- the galE gene encoding UDP-glucose 4-epimerase GalE, producing the protein MSGRYLVTGGAGYVGSVVAQHLLEAGHDVVVLDNLTTGFREGVPAGATFIEGDIRDAGKWLDGSYDGVLHFAAFSQVGESVVKPEKYWDNNVGGTMALLGAMREAGVRKLVFSSTAATYGEPKEVPIVESAPTSPTNPYGASKLAVDHMISGEAAAHGLGAVSLRYFNVAGAYGLQGERHDPESHLIPLVLQVAQGKREAISVFGEDYPTPDGTCVRDYIHVADLAEAHLLALTAAQPGEHLICNLGNGEGFSVRQVIETVRQVTGHPIPEVVAPRRGGDPAILVASARTAREKLGWNPSRADLAGIVADAWEFAQNIGTAREQ
- a CDS encoding trans-aconitate 2-methyltransferase, with product MTTWDPAQYLRHADHRARPFADLLARVPGLPTEEAPRIADLGCGPGNVTAVLADRWPTARVTGYDNSPEMLDRARTEHEGPTPGGGRLDFAHADVRTWTPAQPYDLIVSNATLQWVPGHAERFADWIAGLAPGGTFAFQVPGNFGAPSHQLMRELAHTSGLGDLLRHDDAVLTPETYLEHLTALGCTADVWETTYIHLLTGEDPVLDWVKGTGLRPVLTALADDPRTRDDFVSRYRDALRKAYPAGPHGTPFPFRRIFAVARKGQ
- a CDS encoding LuxR C-terminal-related transcriptional regulator, with translation MVRIRVLVVDDHRIFAESLAAALAAEPDVDVSAAGSGPAALRSLERAAAEGRRYDVLLVDADLGGNVQGIRPAVPVQEGNEDGLVDGISLVVGVRSAQPGVRIVVLAEKDDQRRAALALQAGASGWVAKDCSLSRLLTVIRGVLRDETHLPPALLTGVLRELTAARKHRTESERLVESLTPREREVLRCMVAGLGRKAVAERLFLSPHTVRTHMQNVLGKLGVHSTLAAVALARRAGVGPADLAGDVVERGGQLA
- a CDS encoding GNAT family N-acetyltransferase, whose translation is MVSRMFRIETEVDRGRRDLLHRRLRDANTAASPVLRALRGTPGERELPLHVWALDGTGELTGGLVGHTWTTWLHVTYLWVDGRWRGAGLGSQLLATAEALSRDERGCVNSRLETWDFQAPEFYKKRGYEVVCVIPDYPPGITEYTLTKRIG
- a CDS encoding CsbD family protein; amino-acid sequence: MAKEQKARAKKEQAKGKAKEAMGRAVGNERMTGEGRTGQAKGDMRQAKEKTKDAFKH
- the tamR gene encoding MarR family transcriptional regulator TamR; the protein is MEDEVDRLVAAWRRERPDLDVEPLEVLSRVSRLARHLDRARRLAFAEHSLEPWEFDVLTALRRAGTPYQLSPGQLLTQTLVTSGTMTNRIDRLTKKGLVERLPDPSDRRGVLVRLTDEGQDRADQALAGLLDQERAILAELSRAQRGELAGLLRQLTAPFDNIPG
- the galK gene encoding galactokinase — its product is MGQQVRDGFVELYGTEPEGVWSAPGRVNLIGEHTDYNDGFVMPFALPHTAVAAVSRRTDGVLRLHSADVEGGVVELALDALTPESDKNWTAYPAGVLWALREVGHPVTGADIHLSSTVPSGAGLSSSAALEVVVALAVNDLFELGLQRWQLARLCQRGENVYVGAPTGIMDQTASACCEDGHALFLDTRDLSQKQIPLDLAAEGMRLLVVDTQVKHSHSEGEYGKRRAGCEKGAALLGVDALRDVPYGELDAALARLGDEEEVVRLVRHVVTEDERVERVVGLLESGDVRAIGPVLVEGHASLRDDFRISCLELDLVVDTALASGALGARMTGGGFGGSAIVLADIADVDTITKAVEEAFAAAGFTAPRVFEAVPSPGARRLS
- the galT gene encoding galactose-1-phosphate uridylyltransferase, yielding MKKTSTRLADGRELVYYDLRDDTVRDAVDRRPLDRTVTTSEVRRDVLLGDSVAIASHRQGRTYHPPADECPLCPSQGERLSEIPDSSYDAVVFENRFPSLAGDSGRCEVVCFTSDHNASFADLTEEQARLVLDAWTDRTSELSHLPSVEQVFCFENRGAEIGVTLGHPHGQIYAYPFTTPRTALTLRSVAAHKEATGGENLFDAVLERELADERVVLEGDHWVAFVPYAAHWPYEVHLYPKRRVPDLLGLDEDARSEFPKVYLELLRRFDRIFGEGEPLTPYIAAWHQAPFGALEEFEGVNRDDFALHLELFTIRRTPGKLKFLAGSESGMNVFINDIRPEAAAERLREVASS
- a CDS encoding TetR/AcrR family transcriptional regulator — encoded protein: MIDAVATDSSSTESNEKPRRTRRTRMTGAERRQQLLEIGRTLFAAKGFEGTSVEEIAAKAGVSKPVVYEHFGGKEGLYAVVVDREMRRLLDMVTSSLTAGHPRELLEQAAFALLDYIEEYTDGFRILVRDSPIPQSTGTFASLISDIATQVEDILGREFKSRGFDPKLAPLYAQALVGMVALTGQWWLDVRRPKKAEVAAHLVNLSWHGLDGLEQKPHLIGRRKS
- a CDS encoding VOC family protein, whose amino-acid sequence is MLTGVDHVQLAAPPGSEDRLRAYYAGVLGMAEIPKPPVLAARGGCWFRAGTVQLHLGIEDDFRPAEKAHPGLRVTDIETYAARLRARGAEVTWDADLPGHRRFYSHDPVGNRLEFLEPVV